The genomic DNA TTTCGTGGTGCTGCCCTTATTGAAGGCTTGTCAAAAGTTGACGCCAAACGCGAATTGGAAATCCAACCAGTCCAGATGCAGCCTTTTATCGAGAACTTCGCGCTTTTGGCACAGGCGGCCCTTCCGTCTGGCACAGTTTTGGACATCGCGCATGATTTGCCCGATCCGGAACTGATACTTGACGCAGGCTTCGCACAAGATGCGCTTTTAAACCTCGTGCTGAATGCTGGTGAAGCCATGAAAGATCCGGGTCTCGTGAAGATTGACCTGCGCCGCGCCGATGGCCCGACTTTGCTATTGTCGGTCCGTGACACGGGCCCTGGATTTACAGAACACGCGCTGAAAAATGCGCTTGCGCCATTTTACACCTCAAAGCGCGGGAAACCGGGGCGGGGTTTGGGTCTATCGACCGCCTTTGATTTTGCCAAATTAAGCGGTGGTCGCATCCATTTGGGCAACCATAAAGATGGAGGGGCGGAAATTACACTGCGCCTTCCCTACCAGACACCACCACAAGATCTGCCCGGTCTGATCCTGCTGGTTGAGGATGATCCGGCATTGCGCGAAACCATCCGCGAACAACTGCGCGATCTGGGTCACGCTGTGATTGAAACCGACAATGTAGCGGAAGCCGTTCGGCTGGCCCAAGTTCCTGACGTGACATTGATTTTAACAGATGTGATGTTAGCACAGGGTGGCACAGGGTTTGATTTGTCGGAAGCGTTGGTCGATGCGGGCCTAGACCTGCCTTTGCGGGCTATTACTGGCCTGCCCGAAAACGATCCAGTGCGCCAATCTTTAGCCCGTTTTCACCCTGTTCTAAGTAAGCCATTCACTTTGACCGCCCTCAAAAGCCACCTCCAGATCTCACAAGGCCCCACATGACCGATGCCCCTCTGATCGCAATTGTTGATGACACCCGCGAGATCCGGACATTGCTGCAAGACGCATTGGAGGACGCCGGATTTCAAACAGTTTGCTTTGCAAGTGCGACGATGTTCGAGCAATCGATGCGCTCACTCACACCGCAGGTCTGCATTGTCGATCTGGGGCTGCCAGATCGTGACGGCCTATCCCTAGTCAACAAATTATCGAGCGAAACAAACGCGGCAATCATGATTATTTCAGGGCGAATTGCCCTGCCCGACAGGATAGCGGGATTGGAGCTCGGGGCTGATGATTACGTCACTAAGCCGTTCGAGCTGGCCGAGGTTGTAACGCGTGTCAAAGTCCTGTTGCGCCGCCGCAAGCCCAGCCCCATAGACGTACCTGCCGCAGCGATCCGGTTAGGGAACTGGACAGCCAATCTTGATCAACACGCGTTGGTTTCGGACACGGGTGAGACAAAGCGATTGTCTTACGCCGAGGTCAAAATCCTTGAGCTTTTCACCAGCGCACCCAATCGACTAATCACCCGCGATCGCCTGCTTAGTCATTTGCGCGAAGACGGTTCGGAAACCTATGATCGCGCGATAGACGTAAGAATTTCTCGGCTACGCAACAAGCTCGGCGACGATCCCGTCAATCCAAAGATGATCAAAACGATCTATGGTGCTGGCTATATTTTTATAGCAGAGCTGACCTAATATAAGAGTGATGAGGAAACAGCACGCAGCATCTGTCACATTGGGCGGCGGTTTCAACCGGTCGACGCAACACTTCGATCTTTAAGAAAAGTTGGAGCGTAAGCCATGAAGTATCGTCGTCGTGTATTTTTCACGGACAAGCAAAAGTCAGAGATATGGGATCGGTGGCAACGCGGGGAGACGATGAGTTCGATCGGACCTGTCGCGGTTTGATGGCGCTCCTTTGATAACATTTACTGCAACAAAGGAGATGAACTATGGGACTGAAACGAACGGACGAATTCCGTAAGGATGCGGTGCGCATTGCACTGACCAGCGGGCTTACACGCAAGCAAGTGGCAGATGATCTTGCCATAATTGCCCAGCAAGCGATTACAAAGCAATCTGCCGAAAGGGGGATGTCGACGCTGAACAAATGGATCACGGAACATCCCACTGCCCGGCAGTCGTTTGCCAGCAAACGATGAGAGGGGGAAGAACACCGCGAAAGCTTCGCCACCATTCGGATGTGTCGTGTCATGAACGTCAGTTCTCGTGGCTTGCGGCCGTTCCGCAGCCGTCCTGCCCGCCGCAGACAGCGGTCCGATCTGGTCACACTGGCGCACATCAAAGAACAATCTCGTCTCAGCCTCAACAGCTATGGCAGGCCGCGCATAACTGAGGAACTCAAAGAGATTGGCTTGGATATTGGGCACCAGCGCGTGGGCCGCCCCCTCTCGGCAGATTGCTTTGCAATCACCTGTCCCGCTGCCCGGCAGTCGCCGCTTGCGGCGATGAGAGGGGCAGTGGATGCGCCAGAACGGTATATCAGTGGTACAGCAACCGGATGAAGCGGGACTTGGCGATCAGAGCGCTGGGGATGGCAATAGCGTTCCGGTCACCGCCTCAAGGCTGCATCCATCACACGGATCGTGGCAGCCAATAATGTTCTCACGATTATCAGAAGGTCTTGCGCCAACATGACTTCAAGGTATCCCCCTCTCATGCATGTAAACATGCACTGCCGGGGCAGTGCATGAGCGGGAAAGGGGATTGTCACGACAACGCCGTCGTCGAAACGGTCCTCAAAACCACTCCTCTCGGTGAATATGAATATTCACCTGCCGGGCAACGCAAGGCGGAACTGATCTGGCGGGACACATGGGAAACCCGCAGGCGTGCCAAAATGGCGATCTTTGGATACATTAATGGCTTCAATAATCCACGACGGCGGCACTCCGCATTAGGCTGGAAAAGCCCTGTCGCATTCGAACGGAAAGTGGCCTAAATGGGCATCTGGGGCGGCACGAAAGCGCGACAGGTCCAGATCGGACGTAGCGACCTGCGCCCCTAGCTTCCTCAAACCGAACATTGGTAAGGTGGCTCAACATTTTGGTATCCATATGACCGCTGTGCGGTGTCTTGTTTCAACTGTCCGGCTGACATCATGAGAACGTTTATGTCAAAACAGTGCAGCTTATGTGGACGCTACTTAAATCGTTCTGCATTCATCGGCAGCGCCAACGACTGTGCAGAGAGTCGAGACATCGAGACGGCTTTGTTGCACAAATCGTCATGATGTCAGACCTCCCCTTAAATCTTGACCGATTTAGCCTACGGTCTCGGTACGGGGGATGCCAAGGGCTGTGAAACCGTTCAGGATCGCAGCACGGATTTGGATTTCCGCGACCTGACGATCGCACCGCCTCGCTTCGCGCCCTCGCACCGGGCGTGTCTAACTTCCACAATTTGGCGTTCTTGCGCGGGTGATGGGCGTCTTAGAATTGATCCTGTGGATCAATTCAGCCCAGAACGGGCGTGGCCCTGGGGGGATCACAGCCTGAGCATTACGGGCCGCAATAGCGTCATGGCATTTGAGCGTATTGTATGCCCCATCTGCCGTGACGCTGCCGATCTCTTGGTCTGGTGGAATTTGGTTGAGCAAGTCAGGGAGCACAGGCGAATCCCTTGCTCAGCAGGCGATTGCAAAGCAATCTGCTGAGAGGGGGCAATGCTGCTGCTCGTCGCCTCAATTGCGCGTATTTCCAGTGTTTGTTCGTCGATACCTATATGTATCCTGCGCCAGAGGCGGCGTTTAGGGCCACCCTTTGCCCGACAACACATGCTTGCATGTGTGAGAGGAGTGCTTGCGCGCATTCCACTCGCCTTCGCCCTCCGCTTTGATGCCCGTGCTGTCCAATGCCCGTCAGGGGTTTGCTTGCAAACCATGGGAGGGGATCAGAAGGTGCAGCGGCCCCGCTGACCTCTGGTATGGAATAGCAACGGACAACGTCTTTTGCCCCTCTCATGGAAACTGTGTTTCGACTGCCGGGCAGTCGTCGACAGAAGGTGCTGAAATCGGGCACCCCCCAGTCCAGTCCAACCAGTTCCAAAAGGCTTTCTACAAACCCAGTGGTTTGCCTCAACGGCAAACCAAACAACACTTTCATGGTTAGGCAGGTTTGTATGGTCGCATCACTATAAGCTTGTTGACAGCCGCGATTGCCTGAAGGCTCCGCTTCCCAATCCATCTTGGTGTCAAACCAGATCGAAAGGGACCCCCGTAGCTTCAGAGAAAGGTTATAGTTCGACCAATTCCTGGTCTTGCAAGTCCTTGGGATCCAGCTGCTCATGACGCAAAGCCATCACTCTGGATCCACAACATGAATCCCTTCGGGCAATTTGTGCAACAAAGCCCCAACCGACCATCAACTCCCGCCGCCGCTCCAACAAATCAGACCGCGCATAAGCCCGCTCTACGTTTGACCCAACTTGATGCGCCAGTGCCGCCTCTGCAAGCTCACGCGGTGCGTTTGCCGCCTCCGCGGCCTAATCCCCTGAACGAACTGCGGAAACCATGCACGGTGAAGCCATCGCGCCCCATACGGCGCAACAGCATCAGCATCGACATATTCGACACCGGCTTGTGGCGTTTCTGCCCCTCAAAGACATAGGCCGACACCATCGCTTTGAGCGGTTCCAGTATCGCCAGCATGTCCTCCGTAAGTGGGACGCGATGTTCTTTGCCACCTTTCATCCGCGCGGCTGGCACGGTCCACAAACGCGCCTCAACATCAACCTCAGGCCATGTCATGTCCAATACCTCAGACGTGCGGCTGGCCGTTAGGATTGTGAATTGCAGCGCCTTCGCCGCCGTCGCGCTGCGCCCGTTCAGTTCAGCAAAGAACGCTGGCACGTCGCGCCACGGCATCGCGTCGTGATGTTGCACCTTGGCCTTCACTTTTGGCAAAAACTGCGCGTCCTTGATTGCTGTCACTGGATTTTCGCCTGAGCGAAAGCCCTTAGACTTCGCCACGTCCAGAACAGTCTTGATGCGCTGTGCCAGCCGCCGCGCCGTTTCGTGCTTATCCGTCCAGATAGGCGACAGGCACATCAGCACTTCAGGCTGGCCGATGCTATCAATCGGCATGCGGCCAATCTTGGGAAAGGCATAGTCGCGCAAAGTGTTCAGCCATTGCTGGCCGTGTTTCGGGTTTTTCCACGTCGGCAAACGGTCAATATGCACTTAGCGGCTGACCTCTTCAAACGTGGGGATGTCGCGGTCCGCGTTGAAACGTGGGTTCAAGCCCGTCTTGGCCATCCGCCGATATTCCAGCGCACGGTCGCGAGCTTAGTTGAGCGTGACAATATCTGCGCCGCCTAAACCAAAGTCAGTGCGCAGTGGCGCGCCCTTGCGGTTCTTCTGGCCTTTGAAGGTGACCCGCACAATATAACGCAGTGCCCCTGAGGGATCGACAACCAGATAAAGGCCCGCGCCATCGCCATGACGACCAGCCCCTAGGTTCTCAACCAGCTTCTTCGTCAGTTTGCCGCTCAGTGCTGCAAAGATAAATACCACTCTTCATACCACTCAAGGAAAGTATACAGGGGCAATTGGATGAAAGCCAATGAAACGTACAACAACGATTATCAGCATATAAATAAAGGCTGATAGCAACTTAAACTGATGGGAAAAAATTTATACAAATGTGGTAATGGCGGATCGACAGAAAGAAGTGAATTCTGCCCAATAGCCCTCAGAAGCCGTCAAGACTTACCTTTAACCGATTGTATTTCATATCTTATTTCCACCGCCTGCCCCCACGTGCCCCGAGGTTGGGTTCGTGCAGTTCAGTGCCGTTTTGTACCCTGTTTTCAAAGCAAAACGGAAAGGAACAATCAATGTTAACAGTCAAACAGATCGAAGCAGCACAACACGGATCGTCACCAGATCGGCTTGCAGACGGCAATGGTCTTTATCTGCGTTTAAACAAAGGGGCGGAAAAACTTTCCAGCTCCGCATGACGCCCAACGGCAAAACTAAATGGATCACATTGGGTCATTACCCAGAGCTCTCATTGCGCGATGCGCGCATGAAATCGATGCTCACACGAGCTGATATTCTAGATCCAAAGACAGATGTTTATAAACCACCAGAAATCATAGGCATGCCCGACTTGCCTGAAAAAAACGAAGCCATACCCCTCTTCCGTGACGTTGCAAAGGTGTGGTTTGATCGAAAAGTGCTAGGGCTTTCAAACGGCAAACACATTCAGCAAAACTGGAACACACTGAAGACCTACGTTTTCCCACAGTTGGGCGCACTTCCAATTGATCAAATTAAGCAGCGCCATCTGATTGCTGTCTTTGACCCAATCTGGCGGATCAAGCACACAACAGCAAAGCGGACGCTGGGACGTGTGGAAGAGGTTTTCGAACTGGCCAAGTTGCTCGAACATATTGAAATCAATCCAGCGAGCTTCAAACGCCAGATCGCATTTGGCCGCGTCACGATTCAAACACGTCACCAACCGTCGTTGGATCGGTCACGTGCCCCCGATCTGTGGCAGTGGATACTAAAGCACGATGTTGCTGAGGACGTGCGCCAAATGCTGATGGTGATGCTCCTCACGGGCAAGCGAACAAAGGAAGTGCGGATGGTTCAATGGATCGATCTTGAACTGGATCAGCTCATTTGGACCAGTCAAAGGGAGCACATGAAAATGCGTCGCGCGCACCGCATTCCAATCTGCAAGCAACTTGATGTTATCTTTGATAATATGAGCTTGTTGACAGGTACGTCAGACGCAGTCTTTGCCCGACCGAAGAACAAGCTTGGTGTGATTGATGAGAATTGCGCTCGGTTAGAATTTCAAAAATTTTATCCAAATATCACTGAGCATGGAATGCGGGCAACATTTCGGACATGGCTCCGCAAGCAAAACTGCTATTCGCAAGACCTGATGGAAACGGCTTTATCCCATGAGAAAGATCCGATGGTAAACGCATATATGCGTGATGATCTTCTCGACGAACGGCGACCTACGATGCAAAATTGGGCCGATTACGTAACGGGCGGCGCTATGCCTCCTCGCCTACAAGACCAGCTCTAAAGTGGCCACGCTGGCCGGCTCAGGCAGATCCGGTCAGAGCTTATCTGCGGCTTAGAGGCGCTAAAGGACATACTGCGCTCAAAACAAAAAAGAAAGCGCACCAGCATAGAAGCTGAGATGCTGTCTCATTTCAGTGAGACTGAAAGCGGTAACCCGGCCTGATATGTGGTTGTGCAGGACTTGTCAGCCACCCTCTTCTTGTTTCATCCAGTTTACGAACAGGACAAGTTTTGGATCTGGATTTGGCGTCGCCTCAGAAACCACGTAAAGCCCTTGCGGTCGTTCTACCTTAATCGGACTTAGCTGAACAAGGCTACCGGCGACCTCATCCGCCGCGGTCAAGCACGACGGGGATCATCCACATTCACCCAATCAGCGTTTACGGTTGCGTCTCGCGGCATAGCGACGGTCACGTTCTGCCTTACGTTCGGCTTCTCG from Octadecabacter antarcticus 307 includes the following:
- a CDS encoding tyrosine-type recombinase/integrase, giving the protein MQFSAVLYPVFKAKRKGTINVNSQTDRSSTTRIVTRSACRRQWSLSAFKQRGGKTFQLRMTPNGKTKWITLGHYPELSLRDARMKSMLTRADILDPKTDVYKPPEIIGMPDLPEKNEAIPLFRDVAKVWFDRKVLGLSNGKHIQQNWNTLKTYVFPQLGALPIDQIKQRHLIAVFDPIWRIKHTTAKRTLGRVEEVFELAKLLEHIEINPASFKRQIAFGRVTIQTRHQPSLDRSRAPDLWQWILKHDVAEDVRQMLMVMLLTGKRTKEVRMVQWIDLELDQLIWTSQREHMKMRRAHRIPICKQLDVIFDNMSLLTGTSDAVFARPKNKLGVIDENCARLEFQKFYPNITEHGMRATFRTWLRKQNCYSQDLMETALSHEKDPMVNAYMRDDLLDERRPTMQNWADYVTGGAMPPRLQDQL
- a CDS encoding response regulator transcription factor, which gives rise to MTDAPLIAIVDDTREIRTLLQDALEDAGFQTVCFASATMFEQSMRSLTPQVCIVDLGLPDRDGLSLVNKLSSETNAAIMIISGRIALPDRIAGLELGADDYVTKPFELAEVVTRVKVLLRRRKPSPIDVPAAAIRLGNWTANLDQHALVSDTGETKRLSYAEVKILELFTSAPNRLITRDRLLSHLREDGSETYDRAIDVRISRLRNKLGDDPVNPKMIKTIYGAGYIFIAELT
- a CDS encoding Arm DNA-binding domain-containing protein; translation: MVFIFAALSGKLTKKLVENLGAGRHGDGAGLYLVVDPSGALRYIVRVTFKGQKNRKGAPLRTDFGLGGADIVTLN
- a CDS encoding tyrosine-type recombinase/integrase — translated: MHIDRLPTWKNPKHGQQWLNTLRDYAFPKIGRMPIDSIGQPEVLMCLSPIWTDKHETARRLAQRIKTVLDVAKSKGFRSGENPVTAIKDAQFLPKVKAKVQHHDAMPWRDVPAFFAELNGRSATAAKALQFTILTASRTSEVLDMTWPEVDVEARLWTVPAARMKGGKEHRVPLTEDMLAILEPLKAMVSAYVFEGQKRHKPVSNMSMLMLLRRMGRDGFTVHGFRSSFRGLGRGGGKRTA